DNA from Castellaniella sp. MT123:
TGCTGGCGGACATCCGCACCGTGCCACGCTCGCGAACCAATCCGCAGTTCAACCGGGACACGCTGCCAGAGGCATTGGCGGCATTCGGGATCGCCTACGAACACATGGCCGCCCTGGGCGGGCTGCGCGGCAAGTCCAAGACCGTGGCGCCGGGCGTCAACGGTTTCTGGGAGAACGACAGCTTCCACCATTACGCCGACTATGCGCTATCGGACGATTTCCGCCAGGGGCTGGAAGCGCTGATCGCCCAGGCGCGGGCCCGACGCTGCGCTGTCATGTGCTCCGAGGCTGTCTGGTGGCGCTGTCACCGGCGCATCGTCGCCGATCATCTGATCGCGCGCGGCATCCCCGTGTTCCACATCATGGGGCCCGGGCACATCGACGCGGCCAGCCTGACGCATGGGGCAGTCATCCGGCCCGACGGCACCGTGGTCTACCCGCCCGCTGGTTCGCAGGCGCCGGGCTGACCTGCCCAGCGCGACACCACGGATCGATGCCATCGACAAAACCACCCCTCTCGCTGTCCCCGAAACGCCAGCCACTGCGCCAGCTTCCATGGGCCTGGCACCGCTCGCTTTCAGGCCCTGCGTTCAGTCAGCCGTCAACGTCGTAAATGTTGGTATCCATGGAGAACCATTCCACGCCGCCATGATCTGAGCATCAGGTGGATCACAAACCACTCGTTGGGATGCAAGTGTGCCCCGACATTCTCTGGAGTTCTTGTCATGACGACACGTTCCCGCATTGCCTATCTGGCGGCCTGCTCTGTGGCCGCTTTCGGCCTCGCCACGGCCTCGCCTGCCTTCGCCGCCAGCACGGCAGGCACCCCCGCCCAGACCACGGCCCAGGCGAGCGCGAAACCCGCCCCGGCCCACAAGGCCAAGGTGCACAAGGCGAAGAAAGCGCGCCATCCGGCCGCCAAGAAACACACAGCAGTGAAGAAATAAGTCCTTGCCGTGGTCATGCCAAACGCCGCAGCTTCACGCTGCGGCGTTTTTTTCATGGTTTTTCGATACACTGAACCTTCTTCGACACGATCCCCCGCCGCCCCCGCATGCACCTGCGCCGCAATGCCCTGCACAATGAGCTGCACGCCCGTCCGTCGATGTATTTCGACGCACCCGCGCAGGTCTTTCACTTGGCTTTTCTGGATGAAGACGATGCGGCGCAATCCATCATCCGGACTTTGTGCGACCGGCATGTCGCACTGGCCGACCCCACGCTGCCCCAGGGCGAATTCCCGATCGGCGATGCTCGCCTGAAGTGGGAACGGCACACGGAATTCCTGACCCTGACGCTGGTGACCCCCGGCACCCAAGCAAGCCCCTGGTCCGCCCTGCCAGCTGTGCTGGCCGAGGTCGCCGAGGCGCATAGCAGCCTGCTGATCAATGCCGATCAAATCTGTGTGGAATCCGAGGACTCTTGGCGTGGCGACCTGGCGCAGTACGGCTTTCACGACCCGCTGGGTTCCAATCTGGACGACGGCAAGGCTACCGTCTGGAGCGACCTGCGACTGAACGGCAACGGTCTGAACCGCATGCTGGTGCTTAACCGCCAGTTCGACGGACGGCGCCTGGGCCGGATGGTCCGCCGGCTGCTGGAGGTCGAGACCTACAGACTGATGGCATCGCTGACGCTGCCGGTGGCCCGGTCCCTGAGTGGCGAACTGCGCCAGTATGAAACCGAACTGGTCGCCCTGTCCGATGACAACGCGCATACCGGTGCGGAAGACATCCGGGCGCTGCTCAAACGCATCACCCGCCTGTCGGCCCGCGTCACGCAGACCCAGGCCCGCACCCGGCTGCGCTTCAGCGCCACCGAGGCCTACGCCCAGCTGGTCTTCGAACGGATCGCCGAGCTGCACGAAAGCCGCACCGGCGACTGCCAGAAACTGGGCACCTTCATCGAACAGCGTTTCCGACCGACGGTGCGCTACTGCGAATCCACCGACCAGCGCCTGACTCGCCTGGGTAGTGCAGTGGCGGATCTGGGAAACCTGCTTCAGGCTCGCGTGCAGGTGGACATGGAAGAACAGAACAGCCAGATCCTGCAAAGCCTGAGCACCCGCGCCGATACCCAGATCAAGATCCAGAAAGCGGTCGAAGGCCTGTCCATCATCGCCATCAGCTACTATCTGCTCAGCCTCTTCAAGCTCCTCTATCAGGGGCTCCTGACGGTGGGGTTCGATCTGTCACCGCGCGCCGCCCTGCTCGCCGGCATGCCGCTGGCCGTGATCATCATCGGCGCCATCGCCTACCAGATCCGCAACGCCCGACGGCACTGACGCTCCATACGATACCCGCATGAATACGACGACCCTACACTTTCGCAGCTTCCTGCTCCTGCTGACCGCCGTCTCGTTCGCGTTCCTGAGCATCCTGCTGCCGTTCTACGCCGCGATTTTCTGGGGCAGCGTGCTGGCCCTGATCTTCAGCCCCCTGCATCGGCGTCTGCTGCGTCTTCTGGGGGGACAGCGGCCCGGACTGGCCGCATTCCTGACCTTACTGTGCATCACCCTGATCGTGATCCTGCCCCTGCTGTTCATCGCGGGGGCCCTCGCCAACGAAGTCGCAGGCCTGTACACCCGCATCAACACCGGCCAGCTGAATCTCGGCCAATATTACGAGCAGATCGTCGCCGCCCTGCCGCCATGGGTGCATGGCTGGCTGAATTCGTTCGGAGTGGGCGATCTGCTGAGCATCCGCGAAAAGCTGTCGACCGGCGCCCTGCAGGGCAGCCAGTTCCTGGCCAAACAAGCCGTCAGCATCGG
Protein-coding regions in this window:
- a CDS encoding DUF488 domain-containing protein, producing MPSLPTLYTIGHSTHNLATFAGLLTGAGIELLADIRTVPRSRTNPQFNRDTLPEALAAFGIAYEHMAALGGLRGKSKTVAPGVNGFWENDSFHHYADYALSDDFRQGLEALIAQARARRCAVMCSEAVWWRCHRRIVADHLIARGIPVFHIMGPGHIDAASLTHGAVIRPDGTVVYPPAGSQAPG
- a CDS encoding DUF3422 domain-containing protein; the encoded protein is MHLRRNALHNELHARPSMYFDAPAQVFHLAFLDEDDAAQSIIRTLCDRHVALADPTLPQGEFPIGDARLKWERHTEFLTLTLVTPGTQASPWSALPAVLAEVAEAHSSLLINADQICVESEDSWRGDLAQYGFHDPLGSNLDDGKATVWSDLRLNGNGLNRMLVLNRQFDGRRLGRMVRRLLEVETYRLMASLTLPVARSLSGELRQYETELVALSDDNAHTGAEDIRALLKRITRLSARVTQTQARTRLRFSATEAYAQLVFERIAELHESRTGDCQKLGTFIEQRFRPTVRYCESTDQRLTRLGSAVADLGNLLQARVQVDMEEQNSQILQSLSTRADTQIKIQKAVEGLSIIAISYYLLSLFKLLYQGLLTVGFDLSPRAALLAGMPLAVIIIGAIAYQIRNARRH